The following are encoded in a window of Dysidea avara chromosome 4, odDysAvar1.4, whole genome shotgun sequence genomic DNA:
- the LOC136252270 gene encoding uncharacterized protein: MGVVCQHEFPKCFLNLYHGERISYCVYLLKKLKDLYRNHNIELMYDIACLLVKHLVANKRTDLLESFEFAIPVFHVYGHTSQCQIIRNPRNITGFGLSDGEVVERLWSFLRRFSSMTKEMRPSHRVDVLTDALLYYCRKIAL; encoded by the exons ATGGGTGTAGTATGCCAGCATGAATTTCCCAAATGCTTTTTAAATCTGTATCACGGAGAAAG GATATCATACTGTGTCTACTTGCTGAAGAAGCTAAAAGACTTGTATCGTAATCACAATATCGAACTAATGTATGATATAGCCTGTCTACTTGTGAAACATCTGGTG GCCAACAAACGTACTGACCTGTTAGAAAGCTTTGAGTTTGCCATTCCTGTATTTCATGTGTATGGACATACATCTCAGTGTCAG ATAATAAGAAATCCTAGGAACATTACCGGGTTTGGTTTAAGTGATGGAGAGGTGGTAGAACGCTTGTGGTCATTTCTGAGAAGGTTTTCTTCCATGACCAAAGAAATGCGACCTTCTCACCGTGTCGATGTGTTGACTGATGCACTGCTATATTACTGCAGGAAGATTGCTCTATAG